The proteins below are encoded in one region of Cololabis saira isolate AMF1-May2022 chromosome 13, fColSai1.1, whole genome shotgun sequence:
- the c13h1orf52 gene encoding UPF0690 protein C1orf52 homolog: MTEEKTPGSLGFFSSYDDLSDSSSDSEGEADGRPKGAGAAPAGERGSQAAKRSAAAAALPRPDEVFGSVSKPTFLYNPLNKQIDWDTLTVKPPEETPREFKPWKTNAVPPPQSYTAEPEKKKGPPPGMDMAIKWSNVYEDNGDDAPQAHTGKARFLPKEEEEPSDSDDESKTPAGSSKKRRVETFQQKEKRKRELGQATSDKNFVEEEKRILRHQID, translated from the exons ATGACAGAGGAGAAGACCCCGGGCTCGCTGGGGTTCTTCTCGAGCTACGACGACCTGAGCGACAGCAGCAGCGACTCGGAGGGGGAGGCGGACGGCCGACCGAAGGGAGCCGGCGCAGCGCCCGCGGGGGAGCGCGGCTCCCAGGCGGCCAAGCGCTCCGCCGCCGCGGCCGCTCTGCCCAGACCCGACGAGGTGTTCGGCTCCGTGTCCAAGCCCACCTTCCTCTACAACCCCCTCAACAAGCAGATAGACTGGGACACTCTGACGGTCAAACCTCCAGAAGAG aCTCCGAGAGAATTTAAGCCATGGAAGACGAATGCTGTACCTCCTCCTCAAAGTTACACTGCTGagccagagaagaagaaaggacCTCCTCCAGGCATGGACATGGCCATAAAGTGGTCCAACGTGTACGAGGACAACGGGGACGACGCTCCGCAAGCGCACACTGGCAAAGCCCGGTTTTTACccaaagaggaagaagaaccCTCTGACTCAG ACGACGAATCAAAGACACCCGCCGGGTCTTCAAAGAAACGCCGCGTGGAGACCTTCCAGCAGAAGgagaagaggaagagagagttggGACAAGCCACCTCTGACAAGAACTTTGTGGAGGAGGAGAAAAGGATCCTCAGGCATCAGATTGACTGA